From Vreelandella neptunia, the proteins below share one genomic window:
- a CDS encoding ArsR/SmtB family transcription factor, translating to MSASTSAATRLLEHNCRAIEAGTNLLKALANEKRLQILCLLAEKELSVTQINQQLALSQSALSQHLAILRRDELVDTRRESQTIYYSLSSESAKAVIDTLAHHYAA from the coding sequence ATGTCTGCTTCTACAAGCGCCGCTACACGCCTGCTTGAACATAACTGTCGCGCTATTGAGGCGGGAACCAACCTGCTAAAAGCGTTGGCCAATGAAAAACGGCTGCAAATCCTCTGCCTGCTTGCCGAGAAAGAGCTGTCAGTGACGCAAATTAATCAACAACTCGCGTTAAGCCAGTCGGCACTATCACAACATCTGGCTATTTTGCGGCGTGATGAGCTCGTCGATACCCGACGGGAGTCACAAACCATCTACTACTCGTTAAGCAGCGAAAGTGCCAAGGCCGTGATTGATACCTTGGCACACCATTACGCCGCATAA
- a CDS encoding propionyl-CoA synthetase encodes MSTIFLKRYYKKDRDTMSHYQHTFQRSIEHPESFWAEQAKRIPWYTPPKTILSYDEQSAGTAHARWFSDGEMNLSYAALDYHVENGRGDQAAIFWDSPAAKAKQTISYREMRDKVAHFAGALAQLGVTKGDRVVIYMPMIPEAMVAMYACARLGAIHSVVFGGFAPHELAARIEDAEPKVVVAASCGIELGKVLPYKPMVDQAVELSAHKPDACVVYQREAHRAELEEGDYDWEELVANAPFAECVPVKGTDPLYILYTSGTTGKPKGVMRDTGGYAVALAYSMQAIYAMEPGEVFFTASDVGWVVGHSYIVYAPLLVGCTTVVYEGKPVKTPDAGSFWRLIEEYRVKSFFTAPTAFRAIKKEDPDAKLLQNYDISSLKHLYVAGERLDPPTFHWLDDLLDVPVIDHWWQTETGWPIAANLPGIEPVPTKAGSATFPVPGFNVQVLNRDGEQAKPMEQGSVVIKQPMPPGCLTGVWRDEKRFHSAYMAAFPGYYLTGDGGYFDEQGYLFIMGRTDDVINVAGHRLSTGEMEEVVGAHPAVAECAVIGIHDDLKGQLPIGLVIPKDGFDGDEATLEAELIARVREHIGPIACFKQVLVVDRLPKTRSGKILRKLLRTIADGKEFGIPSTIDDPTSLADVHAAMRERSVGAADKATPLD; translated from the coding sequence GTGTCAACAATCTTCCTTAAGCGTTACTACAAAAAAGATAGGGACACCATGAGCCACTACCAACACACCTTCCAACGCTCCATCGAACACCCTGAATCGTTCTGGGCCGAACAGGCCAAACGTATTCCCTGGTACACACCACCTAAGACCATCCTCAGCTACGATGAGCAGAGCGCTGGAACAGCGCATGCCCGTTGGTTTAGCGACGGTGAAATGAACCTTAGCTACGCGGCACTGGATTACCACGTCGAAAATGGGCGTGGTGATCAGGCGGCGATTTTCTGGGATTCGCCTGCCGCAAAGGCTAAGCAGACCATTAGCTACCGCGAAATGCGCGATAAAGTGGCGCATTTCGCAGGGGCGCTGGCGCAGTTGGGCGTTACCAAAGGCGATCGTGTGGTGATCTATATGCCGATGATCCCCGAAGCCATGGTGGCCATGTACGCCTGTGCCCGGCTTGGTGCCATACACTCGGTGGTATTTGGTGGCTTCGCCCCCCACGAACTGGCGGCACGGATTGAAGACGCCGAGCCTAAAGTGGTGGTTGCCGCTTCCTGCGGTATCGAGCTGGGCAAGGTATTGCCCTATAAGCCAATGGTAGACCAAGCCGTTGAATTAAGCGCCCATAAGCCGGATGCCTGTGTCGTTTATCAGCGTGAAGCGCACCGGGCTGAATTGGAGGAGGGCGATTACGACTGGGAAGAGTTGGTTGCCAACGCCCCATTTGCTGAGTGCGTGCCGGTGAAGGGAACCGACCCGCTGTACATCCTCTATACCTCAGGCACCACCGGAAAACCCAAAGGCGTTATGCGCGATACGGGTGGCTACGCGGTGGCGCTGGCCTATTCGATGCAGGCGATCTATGCAATGGAGCCCGGTGAAGTGTTCTTTACCGCTTCGGATGTGGGCTGGGTCGTCGGGCACTCCTACATTGTTTACGCCCCCTTGCTAGTGGGTTGCACTACGGTGGTATACGAGGGCAAGCCGGTAAAAACCCCCGACGCGGGCAGCTTCTGGCGGTTAATCGAGGAGTACCGGGTGAAGAGCTTCTTCACCGCGCCCACGGCGTTTCGCGCGATTAAGAAAGAGGATCCCGATGCCAAGCTGCTACAGAACTACGATATCAGCAGCCTAAAGCATCTTTACGTGGCCGGTGAACGCCTCGATCCACCCACGTTTCACTGGCTGGATGACCTTTTGGACGTGCCAGTGATTGATCACTGGTGGCAAACTGAAACCGGCTGGCCCATCGCCGCTAACTTGCCCGGTATAGAGCCTGTGCCCACCAAGGCTGGATCCGCAACGTTCCCCGTTCCTGGCTTCAATGTGCAAGTGCTCAACCGCGACGGCGAGCAGGCCAAACCCATGGAGCAGGGTAGTGTGGTGATCAAACAGCCCATGCCACCTGGTTGCTTGACCGGCGTATGGCGCGACGAAAAGCGCTTTCATAGTGCCTATATGGCGGCATTCCCCGGCTACTACCTAACCGGCGATGGCGGTTATTTCGATGAGCAAGGCTATCTGTTCATCATGGGCCGCACCGATGACGTCATTAACGTGGCAGGGCACAGACTCTCGACCGGTGAAATGGAAGAGGTGGTCGGTGCTCATCCTGCGGTGGCTGAGTGCGCGGTCATTGGGATTCATGACGATCTAAAAGGGCAGTTGCCGATCGGCTTGGTGATCCCGAAAGATGGCTTTGATGGTGATGAAGCCACATTGGAGGCCGAACTGATTGCGCGGGTTCGCGAGCATATTGGCCCGATTGCCTGCTTCAAACAGGTGTTAGTGGTTGACCGCTTACCCAAAACCCGCTCTGGTAAAATTCTGCGCAAACTTCTGCGTACGATTGCCGACGGCAAAGAGTTTGGTATTCCCTCCACCATTGATGACCCCACCAGCCTTGCCGATGTTCACGCCGCCATGCGCGAACGCTCGGTAGGCGCTGCGGACAAAGCCACACCGCTGGATTGA
- a CDS encoding 7-cyano-7-deazaguanine/7-aminomethyl-7-deazaguanine transporter codes for MFALSETQHRRCLMVMVAFHIGIIAASNYLVQLPFTLFGFHTTWGAFSFPFIFLATDLTVRLFGKGPARSIILRVMLPALLVSYVVSVVFPRGSFAGIEALSEWNLFVARIALASFLAYVIGQLLDVQVFDRLRQWAWWVAPVCSTVLGNLADTFAFFSAAFYNSPDPFMAANWVEIAAVDYAIKLAISLLFFLPLYGLLLAWLTRRLVVWTGQVDAEPRTA; via the coding sequence ATGTTTGCATTGAGTGAGACTCAGCACCGCCGTTGCCTAATGGTGATGGTGGCTTTCCATATCGGCATTATTGCCGCCAGTAACTATCTCGTTCAGCTACCGTTTACGCTCTTTGGCTTTCATACCACCTGGGGCGCGTTTAGCTTCCCGTTTATCTTTCTAGCCACCGACCTCACGGTGCGTCTGTTTGGTAAAGGGCCGGCTCGATCGATTATTCTGCGCGTTATGCTTCCCGCGCTGTTGGTCTCCTATGTGGTATCCGTGGTATTTCCCCGCGGCAGCTTTGCCGGGATTGAGGCTCTTTCGGAGTGGAATCTGTTTGTCGCCCGTATCGCCCTCGCCAGCTTCCTGGCCTATGTGATTGGCCAACTGCTGGATGTTCAAGTGTTTGACCGCTTGCGCCAGTGGGCATGGTGGGTGGCGCCCGTTTGCTCAACGGTGTTGGGTAACCTGGCCGACACCTTTGCATTCTTCTCGGCGGCGTTCTATAACAGCCCAGACCCGTTTATGGCCGCCAATTGGGTAGAAATCGCCGCCGTCGACTACGCGATTAAGCTTGCTATCAGCCTGCTGTTTTTCCTGCCGCTGTATGGCTTGCTGCTTGCCTGGCTAACCCGCCGCTTGGTGGTTTGGACAGGCCAGGTGGACGCCGAGCCCCGCACGGCGTAA
- a CDS encoding alpha/beta fold hydrolase — MTDVATVDLHFIDMPAEEAAADTTPLVVIHGLLGSADNWRSHLKVWQRSRRVIALDLRNHGRSPHAEGMRYATMADDVIALLDKLSIERAHVLGHSMGGKVAISLARLAPERVASLIVADIAPVAYEHGHDDVFAALDSVREGQPKNRREADDLLAEHVDFRPTRLFLATNLVRNDDNVMALRVGLDQIKRGYSDIIGVPDGEQPFEGPALVLRGGDSHYVADDMIPALREVLPRARVVTLKNAGHWLHADQPEAFQQAVEAFVDAQ; from the coding sequence ATGACTGACGTTGCCACCGTAGATCTCCATTTTATCGATATGCCCGCCGAAGAAGCCGCCGCAGATACCACCCCGCTGGTGGTGATTCATGGCTTGCTGGGAAGTGCCGATAATTGGCGTTCGCACTTGAAAGTGTGGCAGCGCAGCCGCCGGGTGATCGCGCTGGATCTGCGTAACCATGGCCGCTCGCCCCATGCAGAGGGAATGCGTTACGCCACCATGGCGGATGACGTTATCGCGCTACTTGATAAGCTCTCGATCGAGCGCGCTCACGTGCTGGGGCACTCCATGGGGGGCAAAGTGGCGATCAGCTTGGCGCGCCTGGCGCCGGAGCGGGTGGCGTCGTTGATCGTGGCCGATATTGCTCCGGTGGCTTATGAGCATGGTCACGATGATGTGTTCGCCGCGCTGGACAGCGTACGAGAAGGGCAGCCCAAAAATCGTCGTGAAGCCGATGACCTGCTGGCCGAGCATGTGGACTTCCGGCCTACGCGGCTGTTCTTGGCCACCAACCTGGTGCGCAATGACGATAACGTCATGGCGCTTCGGGTAGGCTTAGATCAGATCAAACGCGGTTATAGCGATATCATCGGCGTGCCTGATGGCGAGCAGCCTTTTGAAGGCCCGGCGTTGGTTCTTCGTGGCGGCGATTCCCACTACGTGGCTGACGATATGATCCCCGCGCTGCGTGAGGTGTTGCCCCGCGCTCGTGTGGTAACGCTTAAAAATGCCGGTCACTGGCTACACGCCGACCAGCCGGAAGCCTTTCAGCAGGCGGTCGAGGCGTTCGTCGACGCCCAGTAG
- a CDS encoding 3'-5' exonuclease family protein, whose amino-acid sequence MSETALIFVDVETTGTRATRDRITEIAALKVVNGELVDRWTSLIYPECKVPGQITQLTGISDDMLVDAPRFVHIAESFREWLGDGQLVAHNARFDYSFLRNEFKRAGQDYRASLICTLRLSRRIAPQERQHNLKALLNRYGITPTRHHRAEDDVDALWSLWQAWQVEHSDEAWQRLLGDERRHRTLPAHLDSAQLEGLPACPGVYLFYGHNRLPLYVGKSINLRSRVLGHFQRDHQDDKEMRLAQQVQHIEWEETAGDLGAQLREAQLVKTLMPIMNRQLRKQRKLTTWHWAEGADHPELLSGNALTQPLGGTLYGLFRNAREAKNALRAIAEEHQLCPRVLGLEKGKGRCFANQVGKCRGACNGQETIAAHTQRAQEALTQLQVNVWPWPGSIAIEEKSAGATASAWHVVRQWCYLGSATSFNNAQTLADTPASFDVDSYRILNRFLRYPEQHGLTVTPL is encoded by the coding sequence ATGAGCGAAACAGCTTTAATTTTTGTAGACGTTGAAACCACCGGCACCCGGGCGACGCGGGATCGAATTACCGAGATAGCCGCTCTCAAAGTCGTTAACGGTGAGCTGGTGGATCGTTGGACGAGCTTAATTTACCCAGAATGCAAAGTGCCCGGGCAAATCACTCAGTTGACCGGAATTAGCGACGACATGCTGGTTGATGCGCCACGCTTTGTACACATAGCCGAATCATTCCGGGAGTGGTTGGGCGACGGGCAGTTAGTAGCCCACAATGCGCGCTTTGACTACAGCTTTTTGCGCAACGAATTTAAGCGCGCCGGCCAGGATTACCGTGCATCGCTGATATGCACGCTGCGCTTATCCCGACGGATAGCGCCCCAAGAGCGCCAGCACAACCTAAAAGCGCTGCTTAACCGCTACGGTATTACACCCACCCGCCATCACCGTGCCGAAGACGATGTCGATGCGCTGTGGTCGCTCTGGCAAGCGTGGCAGGTTGAGCATAGTGATGAAGCGTGGCAGCGCCTGCTGGGCGATGAGCGTCGCCACCGCACGCTGCCTGCCCACCTGGATAGCGCGCAGCTGGAAGGGTTGCCCGCCTGCCCTGGGGTTTACCTGTTTTACGGCCACAATCGGCTGCCCCTGTATGTGGGCAAAAGCATCAACCTACGTAGCCGCGTGCTGGGGCACTTTCAGCGCGACCACCAAGACGACAAAGAGATGCGCCTCGCCCAGCAGGTTCAGCATATCGAGTGGGAAGAGACCGCTGGCGATTTAGGCGCCCAATTGCGTGAAGCGCAGCTGGTTAAAACGTTGATGCCGATTATGAACCGGCAACTGCGCAAGCAGCGCAAGTTAACTACCTGGCACTGGGCAGAAGGAGCCGACCACCCTGAGCTGCTCAGCGGTAACGCTCTAACCCAGCCTCTAGGCGGCACACTGTATGGTTTGTTTCGTAATGCACGCGAGGCCAAGAACGCATTGCGCGCCATTGCCGAAGAGCACCAGCTCTGCCCTCGGGTGTTGGGGCTTGAAAAAGGCAAGGGGCGCTGTTTTGCCAATCAGGTGGGCAAGTGCCGTGGGGCGTGCAATGGGCAGGAGACGATAGCAGCGCATACCCAGCGGGCGCAGGAAGCACTCACCCAGCTTCAGGTTAACGTGTGGCCCTGGCCGGGCAGCATTGCTATTGAGGAGAAGTCAGCGGGCGCGACAGCGTCTGCATGGCATGTCGTTCGCCAATGGTGCTATCTGGGCAGCGCGACTAGTTTTAACAACGCGCAAACGCTTGCGGACACGCCCGCAAGCTTCGATGTGGATAGCTACCGAATTTTGAACCGTTTCTTGCGTTATCCAGAGCAGCACGGCTTAACGGTCACTCCGCTCTGA
- a CDS encoding ABC transporter substrate-binding protein, producing MLRCLSRCWHPILLSLIVTLLFSNSVIYANEESEESPQETPPLTLDTDVEVPEAFLRTDDSESVEEVPTMAQTPAPPLEPPPVKHITLMLDWYLSPQHAALVIAKERGLYAAQGLEVEIQSPADPSIAIKLLTAGEVDLALTRQPLLHLHVHNGAPITRIATLIETSLTAVIVTGEEQAETENTLAGLHYGYTTGEGRDLSIPRLLPRSVQQTDDFNPPINLHFDPIRAMREGQIDAVADGFYHYLPQQLATEGINTRVIRFDELDIPRNDGLVVLANSDTLARRADTWSRFVLALEQASHWIIDNPDAAWKLLISAHPVLENDINANAWEDILRRMALSPAALDSRRYAGFETFLNKMGLTDATLPVSRLAVDPHAL from the coding sequence ATGTTGCGTTGCCTCTCACGCTGTTGGCACCCTATTCTGTTGAGTCTCATCGTTACCTTATTGTTTTCTAATTCAGTTATTTACGCAAATGAAGAGAGTGAAGAAAGCCCTCAAGAAACGCCCCCACTGACGCTAGATACAGACGTGGAGGTGCCGGAAGCATTTTTGCGAACCGATGACAGCGAAAGCGTCGAGGAAGTGCCCACCATGGCGCAGACCCCGGCACCGCCGCTCGAACCACCGCCGGTTAAACACATTACGCTAATGCTGGATTGGTACCTGAGCCCCCAGCACGCCGCCTTGGTGATTGCTAAAGAGCGGGGGCTATACGCTGCCCAGGGCCTTGAGGTGGAGATTCAGTCACCGGCCGACCCTTCCATCGCTATCAAGCTGCTAACCGCAGGTGAAGTCGATTTGGCGCTGACCCGCCAGCCACTGCTCCATCTACATGTCCATAACGGTGCGCCGATCACCCGGATCGCGACATTGATCGAAACGTCGCTAACGGCGGTCATCGTGACGGGCGAAGAGCAGGCGGAAACTGAAAATACCTTGGCAGGGTTACACTACGGTTATACCACCGGTGAAGGCCGAGACTTGAGCATTCCGCGTTTACTTCCCCGCTCGGTACAGCAAACCGATGATTTCAACCCGCCTATCAACCTGCACTTCGATCCCATTCGAGCCATGCGGGAAGGTCAGATTGATGCGGTCGCCGATGGCTTTTACCACTACCTTCCCCAGCAGTTGGCGACTGAAGGCATTAACACCCGCGTCATTCGCTTCGATGAGCTAGACATTCCTCGAAATGACGGCCTGGTGGTGTTGGCTAATAGCGATACGCTTGCCCGCCGCGCTGATACTTGGTCTCGCTTCGTGCTTGCCCTTGAGCAAGCCAGCCACTGGATTATCGACAACCCTGACGCCGCCTGGAAGCTGCTGATTAGCGCGCACCCTGTGCTCGAAAATGACATTAACGCCAACGCCTGGGAAGATATCCTGCGTCGTATGGCGCTGAGCCCCGCGGCACTAGATAGCCGCCGCTACGCTGGTTTTGAAACCTTTCTAAATAAAATGGGCCTTACTGACGCAACGCTACCCGTATCGCGTTTAGCCGTAGATCCCCACGCTTTATAA
- a CDS encoding potassium/proton antiporter, with amino-acid sequence MDAIYTFFLVGGSLMALSILASRLSSMMGVPLLLIFLGLGMLAGEEGVLGVEFDDYSMAFAIGHLALAMILLDGGLRTRLKTFRVGFKPALSLATFGVFITSAIVGVIAMWIFDLTIVQGLLVGAIVGSTDAAAVFSMLSGRGVNLNERVGATLEIESGTNDPMAIFLTLMLVELLVGDIGGPTETLLFFISQFGIGLIVGLGGGWLSAKLLRWLDLAPGLYAMLALALGFSVFGLTSVLGGSGFLAIYLAGLMIGNQPGRHLNFILPVHDGLAWLSQIGLFLVLGLLVTPSELWDVALPAGLVALALIFIARPLAVLITIKPFFKFRWRETFFIAWVGLRGAVPIVLAIFPVIGGVENASLYFNVAFAVVLMSLLIQGGSLTLMAKWLKVEVPVGTVPNRRGPLGILPENDFELFVYGVENQDLEDVPIRLLRFPSGALISALFRDHAMLHPKGSTRLKLGDVICVIGRSEDLYALNRLFNGDAKLKQERAFFGTFTLDGTAQMQDIAQAYGLTLSPGEQEMTLAEFIALRVGGHPVIGDDVDWHGIHWVVSDMEGGKITRVGLRLY; translated from the coding sequence ATGGACGCAATTTATACGTTCTTTTTGGTAGGCGGTTCGCTAATGGCGCTCAGCATTCTGGCCAGCCGTCTATCGTCGATGATGGGTGTGCCGCTGCTGCTGATCTTCCTTGGGCTAGGCATGCTAGCCGGTGAAGAGGGCGTGTTGGGCGTTGAGTTTGATGACTACTCCATGGCCTTTGCCATCGGCCATCTAGCACTGGCCATGATTTTGTTAGACGGTGGCTTACGTACCCGCCTCAAAACCTTCCGGGTGGGTTTTAAACCCGCGCTTTCCCTCGCGACCTTCGGTGTCTTTATCACCAGCGCCATTGTTGGCGTTATCGCGATGTGGATTTTTGACCTAACAATAGTGCAGGGCCTGCTGGTGGGCGCCATCGTAGGTTCAACCGATGCCGCCGCGGTTTTCTCCATGCTCAGCGGTCGCGGCGTTAATCTCAACGAGCGGGTAGGGGCGACGCTGGAGATTGAGTCGGGCACCAACGACCCGATGGCAATTTTCCTCACCCTGATGCTGGTTGAGCTGCTAGTGGGTGATATTGGCGGCCCCACTGAAACCCTGCTGTTTTTTATTTCCCAGTTTGGTATTGGTTTGATTGTCGGGCTGGGCGGCGGTTGGCTGAGTGCCAAGCTGCTGCGCTGGCTCGATTTAGCCCCGGGCCTTTACGCCATGTTAGCGCTGGCGCTGGGGTTCAGCGTGTTCGGTTTAACCAGCGTGCTTGGCGGTAGTGGCTTTTTGGCGATCTATCTTGCCGGCTTGATGATTGGTAATCAGCCCGGACGCCACCTTAACTTTATTCTGCCGGTGCACGACGGCTTGGCATGGCTAAGTCAAATCGGCCTGTTCCTGGTGCTTGGCCTGCTGGTGACGCCCAGTGAGCTATGGGACGTGGCGCTGCCCGCGGGTTTAGTGGCCCTGGCGCTGATCTTTATTGCCCGCCCGCTGGCCGTGCTGATCACCATCAAGCCGTTCTTTAAATTCCGCTGGCGGGAAACCTTCTTTATTGCCTGGGTGGGTTTGAGAGGGGCGGTGCCTATCGTGCTGGCGATATTCCCGGTCATCGGTGGGGTCGAAAACGCCTCGCTCTACTTTAACGTGGCCTTCGCCGTGGTGTTGATGTCGCTGCTCATTCAGGGCGGCTCGCTGACGCTGATGGCCAAGTGGTTGAAGGTGGAAGTGCCGGTCGGCACCGTGCCTAACCGACGCGGCCCGCTGGGCATCCTGCCGGAAAACGACTTTGAGCTGTTTGTGTACGGGGTCGAGAACCAGGATTTAGAGGACGTGCCTATTCGGCTGCTGCGTTTTCCATCAGGTGCTTTGATTTCAGCACTGTTCCGCGACCACGCCATGCTGCACCCGAAGGGCAGCACGCGCTTGAAGCTGGGTGATGTGATTTGCGTGATCGGCCGCTCAGAGGACTTGTACGCGCTTAACCGACTATTCAATGGCGATGCCAAGCTCAAGCAGGAGCGCGCCTTCTTCGGTACCTTTACCCTGGATGGCACCGCACAAATGCAGGATATCGCCCAAGCCTATGGCCTAACGCTCAGCCCCGGTGAACAGGAGATGACACTGGCGGAGTTTATCGCCCTGCGCGTGGGTGGCCACCCGGTAATCGGGGACGACGTCGATTGGCATGGCATTCACTGGGTGGTCAGCGATATGGAAGGCGGAAAGATTACCCGCGTCGGGTTACGTTTGTACTAA
- a CDS encoding IS3 family transposase (programmed frameshift): MNRPRYTEEFKIEAVKQVVERGHRVAEVAERLGVSGHSLYHWIKRYDKPVEQRQEDDDLHAENRRLKAELKRVSEERDIFKKGHRVLRQGVRLRYAFIQNHASQYPIRRLCRMMAVHPSGYYAWCKKVLSNRDRDDQRLLGLVKHAWLESGGVYGYRKVYQDLREAGEACGKHRVARLMRREGLRSQTGYRRRPGCYGGGKPAVVSPNHLDRQFEVTAPNVAWVTDITYIRTYEGWLYLAVVIDLFSRQVVGWSMKSRMTSELVLDALLSAVWRRKPQGSVMVHSDQGSQFSSGDWQSFLKANQLVGSMSRRGNCHDNAVAESFFQLLKRERIKRQIYSTREAARRDVFNYIEMFYNPKRRHGTSDNLSPVEYERRYFKSLTGV, from the exons ATGAACCGTCCCCGTTACACTGAAGAATTCAAAATCGAAGCCGTTAAACAGGTGGTAGAGCGCGGCCATCGCGTTGCCGAAGTCGCTGAGCGGTTAGGCGTGTCAGGCCACAGCTTGTACCACTGGATCAAGCGCTACGATAAGCCGGTAGAACAACGACAAGAAGATGATGATCTCCACGCTGAAAACCGTCGTTTGAAGGCTGAACTAAAGCGCGTGTCAGAAGAGCGAGATATAT TTAAAAAAGGCCACCGCGTACTTCGCCAGGGAGTCCGACTGAGGTACGCGTTTATTCAAAACCATGCGAGCCAATATCCGATACGGCGTTTGTGCCGCATGATGGCCGTGCATCCTAGCGGCTACTACGCATGGTGCAAAAAAGTACTGTCTAATCGAGACCGGGATGATCAGCGTCTCTTGGGATTGGTCAAGCATGCGTGGCTTGAAAGCGGCGGTGTATATGGTTATCGCAAGGTCTACCAGGATTTGCGTGAGGCTGGCGAAGCCTGCGGTAAGCACCGAGTGGCCCGCCTGATGCGTAGGGAAGGTTTACGCTCCCAGACGGGCTACCGACGACGCCCTGGCTGCTATGGCGGTGGAAAACCGGCTGTTGTATCACCTAACCATTTAGACCGTCAGTTTGAAGTAACAGCGCCAAATGTTGCTTGGGTGACGGATATCACGTACATCCGAACATACGAAGGCTGGCTTTACTTAGCGGTGGTTATCGACCTGTTTTCTCGTCAAGTGGTTGGCTGGTCGATGAAGTCTCGTATGACCTCGGAATTAGTGCTGGATGCTTTGTTATCGGCAGTCTGGCGACGCAAGCCGCAAGGATCGGTGATGGTGCATTCGGATCAAGGAAGCCAGTTCAGCAGTGGAGACTGGCAAAGCTTTCTGAAAGCTAATCAGTTGGTGGGCAGCATGAGTCGACGTGGTAACTGTCATGACAACGCCGTTGCTGAAAGCTTCTTTCAACTCCTCAAGCGAGAGCGAATCAAGCGACAGATTTATTCGACACGCGAAGCGGCTAGACGTGACGTGTTCAATTACATTGAAATGTTCTATAACCCAAAGCGCCGACACGGGACAAGTGATAACTTATCACCGGTTGAGTATGAAAGGCGTTACTTTAAGAGCCTAACGGGTGTCTAG
- a CDS encoding IS3 family transposase (programmed frameshift) has translation MPEMITGKKTQQYSTEFKVKAVEWSHQAHRSVKSVAEALDIHPFMLSRWRKEYREGKFAMKRVKKAPADAKKKIQEQDEVARLKRRISELQEENDILKKFQRFQAEERPEAFRFIWKHRRDYSVKALCRHLKVSRSGYYAWANREPSKRATDKADLLLKIRKIYDNSKGRYGSPRVYQTLRREGLVVGENRVAKIMREWGMKARSDRVYRRLRKLRNDLKTLPNYRLEAARPTTENQQWSSDVTYIKLGKKYVFLAVVLDLYSRRIISWRLGASLSANFARATLREAFTSRKPDSGLLFHTDRGIEYRAHKTQALLKQYQVKHSMNRPGQCTDNAEVESFFKTLKGELLHATSFVTMRQLRKHIKAYIEGFYNTQRLHSGLGYRTPLEFEGIN, from the exons ATGCCGGAGATGATCACGGGGAAGAAAACTCAGCAGTACAGCACTGAGTTCAAGGTCAAAGCGGTGGAGTGGAGTCACCAGGCCCACCGGAGTGTGAAAAGCGTCGCCGAAGCGCTGGATATTCACCCTTTCATGCTGTCACGCTGGCGTAAGGAATACCGAGAGGGAAAGTTCGCCATGAAACGGGTAAAGAAAGCGCCAGCAGACGCCAAGAAGAAGATCCAGGAACAGGATGAGGTTGCCCGCCTGAAACGCCGGATATCGGAGCTTCAGGAGGAAAACGACATTCTAAAAAAGTTTCAACGTTTTCAGGCCGAGGAACGAC CGGAAGCGTTCCGGTTCATCTGGAAACACCGACGAGACTACAGTGTAAAAGCGCTGTGCAGACATCTGAAGGTGTCGCGGTCTGGATACTATGCCTGGGCCAACCGGGAGCCCAGCAAGAGAGCCACTGACAAGGCAGACTTGTTGTTGAAGATCAGGAAGATCTACGACAACAGTAAAGGCCGTTATGGTAGTCCTCGCGTTTACCAGACGCTGCGCCGAGAAGGCCTGGTGGTCGGAGAGAATCGGGTCGCGAAAATTATGCGGGAGTGGGGCATGAAGGCCCGCTCTGATCGTGTGTACCGCCGATTGAGGAAGCTCAGGAATGATCTGAAAACCCTGCCAAATTATCGACTTGAGGCAGCGAGGCCGACTACGGAAAACCAGCAGTGGAGCAGTGACGTCACGTATATCAAGCTTGGCAAGAAGTACGTGTTCCTGGCGGTAGTGTTGGATCTGTACTCACGCCGCATCATCAGTTGGCGCTTGGGGGCGAGTCTGAGCGCAAACTTTGCCAGAGCAACGTTGCGGGAGGCCTTCACAAGCCGTAAGCCGGATTCTGGCCTGTTGTTCCATACGGATCGCGGCATCGAATACCGAGCTCATAAGACACAAGCGCTGCTGAAGCAGTACCAAGTAAAACACAGCATGAACCGACCTGGTCAGTGTACCGACAATGCCGAGGTTGAATCGTTCTTCAAGACCCTCAAGGGCGAATTGCTGCACGCCACCAGCTTCGTGACGATGCGCCAATTACGGAAACATATAAAAGCCTATATTGAGGGCTTTTATAATACCCAACGGCTGCACAGTGGCCTTGGTTACCGGACTCCGCTAGAGTTCGAAGGAATCAACTGA